A portion of the Rhodanobacter sp. AS-Z3 genome contains these proteins:
- the ligB gene encoding NAD-dependent DNA ligase LigB, whose product MRTGKISPLMVLVMLAVGSARAADCPAWSPAQARQEMLALHDRLDRWNHAYRVSGQSPVDDAVYDQAKQRLAQWATCFPAQAPTPLAHLADAGGAASSPVAQTGLAKLPDAAALAAWMLQRDGHDLWVQPKADGVAVTLLYMDGQLRQATSRGDGLHGSDWLAKAQLIEAIPKQLSHAPARVVLQGELYWRLPGHVQADEGGANARSAVAGALARDVLDADTAAQIGLFVWDWPSGPAGMEARLAGLRAMGLTDSVTYTHAVTSLDQVQRWREQWYRQAMPFAADGTVVRQGHRPPATSWRAAPPEWAVAWKYPAASALAQVLAVDFTVGRSGRITPVLELEPVQLDDHRVQRVSVGSLKRWQELDIRPGDQVEVVLAGLTIPRLRSVVWRTQQRAPVSPPDQRQHGPLSCWQLTAGCEQQFRARLVWLGGRQGLQLEGLGEDTWQALIDAGLVHDLLDWMRLTPAQLATVPGLGRVRATTIAHVFSTARERPYPRWLRALGLPDGVANEMSDWQAMSARVASDWEALDGIGAGRANQLVAFFHCAQVRSQAVRLHAEGVQGF is encoded by the coding sequence ATGCGCACGGGAAAAATCTCGCCGCTGATGGTACTGGTCATGCTGGCTGTCGGTTCCGCGCGAGCTGCCGATTGCCCGGCCTGGTCGCCGGCGCAGGCGCGGCAGGAAATGCTCGCCTTGCACGATCGGCTTGACCGGTGGAACCACGCCTATCGGGTCAGTGGGCAATCACCCGTGGATGACGCGGTTTACGATCAGGCAAAGCAGCGATTGGCGCAATGGGCTACTTGTTTTCCCGCACAGGCGCCGACCCCGCTGGCGCATCTTGCCGATGCCGGCGGTGCGGCAAGTTCGCCGGTGGCACAGACAGGATTGGCCAAGTTGCCCGATGCTGCCGCACTGGCAGCCTGGATGCTTCAGCGCGACGGGCATGATCTATGGGTGCAACCAAAAGCCGACGGCGTAGCGGTAACACTACTGTATATGGACGGCCAATTGCGCCAGGCTACCAGTCGCGGTGATGGGCTGCATGGCTCGGACTGGCTGGCCAAGGCGCAGCTCATCGAAGCCATTCCGAAGCAGCTTTCACATGCGCCAGCACGTGTGGTGCTTCAAGGCGAGTTGTACTGGCGACTGCCCGGTCACGTGCAGGCTGATGAGGGCGGCGCCAATGCGCGCTCCGCCGTTGCCGGTGCACTGGCTCGCGATGTACTGGATGCGGACACGGCGGCACAAATCGGCTTGTTCGTATGGGACTGGCCCAGTGGCCCTGCCGGGATGGAGGCGCGACTGGCGGGTTTGCGGGCGATGGGCCTGACCGATAGCGTGACCTATACGCACGCCGTCACCTCACTGGATCAGGTGCAGCGCTGGCGCGAGCAGTGGTATCGCCAGGCGATGCCATTTGCCGCCGATGGCACGGTGGTGCGGCAGGGACATCGCCCGCCGGCGACGAGTTGGCGCGCAGCCCCGCCGGAGTGGGCGGTGGCGTGGAAGTACCCGGCAGCATCGGCGCTGGCTCAGGTGCTGGCGGTGGACTTCACGGTTGGGCGCAGCGGTCGCATCACGCCGGTGCTTGAACTGGAGCCAGTGCAGCTGGACGACCATCGCGTGCAGCGCGTCAGCGTGGGATCGCTCAAGCGCTGGCAGGAGCTCGACATTCGTCCCGGTGACCAGGTCGAAGTAGTCCTGGCTGGCCTGACCATTCCGCGGCTGCGGTCGGTGGTGTGGCGTACGCAACAGCGCGCACCGGTGTCGCCACCGGATCAACGACAGCATGGTCCGCTCAGTTGCTGGCAGCTCACGGCGGGTTGCGAACAGCAATTCCGCGCGCGGCTGGTCTGGCTGGGCGGACGCCAAGGCCTGCAACTGGAGGGTCTGGGCGAGGATACCTGGCAAGCGTTGATTGATGCGGGTTTGGTGCATGATTTGCTGGACTGGATGCGTCTCACACCCGCACAGCTGGCGACCGTGCCCGGTCTGGGTAGAGTGCGCGCGACGACCATTGCCCATGTGTTTTCGACCGCGCGTGAGCGCCCCTATCCGCGCTGGTTGCGCGCCCTCGGCTTGCCGGATGGCGTGGCGAACGAAATGTCCGACTGGCAGGCGATGAGTGCGCGCGTGGCCAGTGATTGGGAGGCACTCGACGGCATCGGTGCCGGCAGGGCGAACCAGCTGGTGGCGTTTTTCCATTGTGCGCAGGTACGCAGTCAGGCCGTGCGCCTGCATGCGGAAGGCGTGCAGGGCTTCTGA
- a CDS encoding S41 family peptidase codes for MHPTSRLPLVLLLTAPLVLMAPSSRAQVAPASAASVAPPVDLPAASSSASVPSAVDLDDIRNFSRVYEVVRQAYVEKVDDKTLMKAAITGMLAGLDPHSEYLDKEGLTQLDEDTTGEYSGLGIEVLQVDGGLRIVSPIDDTPAARAGIKPGDSIVKINGSLIDAQNVDDMFRQLRGKPGSKIELTIAHANSDKLIDLQLVRESISVSSIKVRELEPGYVYIRITQFQADTASDLESKLAALIKKNGAAKGAVLDLRNNPGGLLTAAVGVSDDFLDSGTIVTTRGRLQDSNMSFKAHPGDQLNAAPLIVLTNNGTASAAEIVAGALKDNHRALTMGQRTFGKGVVQTVLPLDADHAVKITTARYYTPNGTSIQAEGIKPDIALAELTVNKADSGPVLISSEADLPNHLANENAKAGTDINADGSAADAKLATSDYALSQALNVLKGMALRQPAADRR; via the coding sequence ATGCATCCAACTTCCCGTCTTCCGCTCGTCTTGCTGCTGACCGCACCGCTGGTACTGATGGCGCCAAGCAGCCGCGCCCAGGTTGCACCAGCCAGCGCCGCCAGTGTCGCGCCGCCGGTTGACCTGCCGGCTGCCAGCAGCAGCGCCAGCGTGCCGAGTGCCGTGGACCTCGACGATATTCGCAACTTCAGTCGCGTCTACGAAGTGGTGCGCCAGGCGTATGTGGAGAAGGTCGACGACAAGACCCTGATGAAGGCAGCGATCACCGGCATGCTGGCCGGGCTTGATCCACACAGCGAATACCTGGACAAGGAAGGGCTCACCCAGCTCGACGAAGACACCACCGGCGAATACAGCGGGCTGGGGATCGAGGTGCTGCAGGTCGACGGCGGCCTGCGCATTGTCTCGCCAATTGACGACACCCCGGCTGCACGCGCCGGTATCAAGCCGGGCGACAGCATCGTCAAGATCAACGGCAGCCTGATCGACGCGCAAAACGTGGACGACATGTTCCGCCAGCTGCGCGGCAAGCCCGGCAGCAAGATCGAGCTGACCATCGCGCATGCGAACAGTGACAAGCTGATCGACCTGCAGCTGGTGCGCGAGAGCATTTCCGTCAGCAGCATCAAGGTGCGTGAACTGGAACCCGGCTATGTCTATATTCGGATCACCCAGTTCCAGGCAGACACTGCCAGTGATCTCGAAAGCAAGCTCGCCGCACTGATCAAGAAGAACGGCGCAGCAAAGGGCGCGGTGCTGGATCTGCGCAACAACCCGGGTGGCTTGCTGACCGCCGCGGTCGGGGTCAGCGATGATTTTCTCGACAGCGGCACCATCGTGACCACGCGCGGCCGCCTGCAGGATTCGAACATGAGCTTCAAGGCGCATCCCGGTGACCAGCTCAACGCCGCGCCGCTGATCGTGCTGACCAACAACGGTACAGCCTCGGCCGCCGAGATCGTTGCCGGCGCGCTGAAGGACAATCATCGCGCGCTGACGATGGGCCAGCGCACGTTCGGCAAGGGCGTCGTGCAGACCGTGTTGCCACTGGACGCCGATCACGCGGTGAAGATCACCACCGCACGCTATTACACGCCGAACGGAACCTCGATCCAGGCCGAAGGCATCAAGCCCGACATCGCGCTGGCCGAGCTCACCGTGAACAAGGCGGACAGCGGGCCCGTGCTGATCAGCTCGGAAGCCGACCTGCCCAACCATCTCGCCAACGAGAACGCCAAGGCCGGCACCGACATCAACGCGGATGGCAGCGCCGCCGACGCCAAGCTGGCAACCAGTGACTATGCCTTGTCACAGGCCTTGAACGTGCTCAAGGGCATGGCGCTGCGCCAGCCTGCCGCCGACCGGCGCTGA
- the rpoH gene encoding RNA polymerase sigma factor RpoH — protein MSQALVTANFPLPSVVGSLDAYISAVHRIPVLSSEEEQALSRDYLKEANLAAAKKLVMSHLRFVVHVARGYSGYGLQLADLIQEGNIGLMKAVKRFDPDQGVRLVSFAVHWIRAEMHEFILKNWRIVKVATTKAQRKLFFNLRKSKKRLGWMNAAEVSTVAKDLGVPEATVREMESRLSGRDIGFEPVSDDEDAKPAPAAFLIDDGADPYENVADEDYADNQMQTLSDALQNLDARSRDIIQRRWLDDENKATLQDLADQYGVSAERIRQIEANAMKKMRGLFAVA, from the coding sequence ATGTCTCAAGCCTTGGTGACCGCCAACTTCCCGCTGCCGAGCGTTGTCGGCAGCCTGGATGCGTATATTTCCGCGGTCCATCGGATTCCGGTGCTTAGCTCTGAAGAAGAGCAGGCGTTGTCGCGCGACTATCTCAAGGAGGCCAATCTGGCCGCCGCGAAGAAACTGGTGATGTCGCACCTGCGTTTCGTGGTGCACGTGGCACGCGGTTATTCCGGTTACGGCCTGCAGCTTGCCGACCTGATCCAGGAAGGCAATATCGGCCTGATGAAGGCGGTGAAGCGCTTCGATCCCGATCAAGGCGTGCGCCTGGTCAGCTTCGCGGTGCACTGGATTCGTGCCGAGATGCACGAGTTCATCCTGAAGAACTGGCGCATCGTGAAGGTCGCCACCACCAAGGCGCAGCGCAAGCTGTTCTTCAACCTGCGCAAGAGCAAGAAGCGTTTGGGTTGGATGAATGCCGCCGAAGTGAGCACCGTGGCGAAGGACCTCGGCGTGCCCGAGGCGACGGTGCGCGAGATGGAATCGCGTCTGTCGGGTCGTGATATCGGCTTCGAGCCGGTCAGTGACGACGAGGATGCCAAGCCGGCACCGGCGGCGTTCCTGATCGACGATGGCGCCGATCCGTACGAGAACGTGGCCGACGAAGACTACGCCGACAACCAGATGCAGACGCTGAGTGACGCGTTGCAGAACCTGGATGCGCGCTCGCGTGACATTATCCAGCGGCGCTGGCTGGACGATGAGAACAAGGCCACGTTGCAGGACCTGGCCGACCAGTACGGCGTATCTGCCGAGCGCATTCGCCAGATCGAGGCGAACGCGATGAAGAAGATGCGTGGTCTGTTCGCGGTGGCGTGA
- a CDS encoding NnrU family protein, giving the protein MTLLIVGLLIFLGSHSLGVFAHDWRNRQRERWGTMPWKGLFALVSLIGFVLICWGFGLARQQPVSLYAPPLALRHLNALFALLAFVLLAAAYIPRNHLKAKLGHPMLLGVKSWALGHLLATGMLHDVVMFGAFLLWAVMLFAVSRRRDRTAGTRYPAGTLQGDVLAGLVGIALWVAFAFWLHLWLIGVSPMA; this is encoded by the coding sequence ATGACCCTGCTGATCGTCGGTCTGCTGATCTTCCTCGGCAGTCACTCGCTGGGCGTGTTTGCCCATGACTGGCGCAACCGACAACGTGAGCGCTGGGGCACGATGCCCTGGAAGGGTCTGTTTGCACTGGTTTCGCTGATCGGCTTCGTACTGATCTGCTGGGGCTTCGGACTGGCCCGGCAGCAACCGGTGTCGCTGTATGCACCACCGCTCGCGCTGCGTCATCTCAACGCATTGTTCGCCCTGCTGGCATTCGTGCTGCTGGCGGCGGCCTATATTCCACGCAACCATCTCAAGGCAAAACTCGGCCACCCGATGTTGTTGGGCGTAAAGAGTTGGGCGCTTGGACATCTGCTGGCCACCGGCATGCTGCACGATGTGGTGATGTTCGGCGCCTTTCTGCTGTGGGCCGTGATGCTGTTCGCCGTGTCGCGCCGACGCGACCGCACCGCCGGCACCCGCTATCCAGCCGGCACACTGCAAGGTGATGTACTGGCCGGGTTGGTCGGTATCGCGCTCTGGGTGGCCTTTGCGTTCTGGTTGCACCTGTGGCTGATAGGCGTGTCACCCATGGCCTGA
- a CDS encoding NRDE family protein yields the protein MCLIAFAWNVHPRWRLLLAGNRDEFHARPSLPLARWGDVPIIGGRDCEAGGTWLAVGTDGRCGVVTNVRDPADPQRGASRGLLVTDYLAGEAAAPAHARQLVCTAGDYRPFNLLTFDARAAFYLGNRPEPRMQVVSAGVHGLSNADFNTPWPKTRALMERLQTWIDAGDMPDFSGLFDALADEQQAADAQLPDTGLGLDRERLLSSAFIRGENYGTRASTIVAIAHDGNGVIAERRFGPFGRFDGETTLHFVGPPSR from the coding sequence ATGTGCCTGATCGCCTTTGCCTGGAATGTCCACCCGCGCTGGCGCCTGCTGCTGGCCGGCAACCGTGACGAGTTCCACGCGCGGCCCAGCCTGCCGCTGGCACGCTGGGGCGACGTACCGATCATCGGCGGGCGTGATTGCGAGGCGGGCGGAACCTGGCTGGCCGTCGGCACGGACGGGCGTTGTGGCGTGGTGACCAATGTGCGTGATCCGGCCGATCCACAACGGGGCGCCTCGCGCGGCCTGCTGGTGACCGACTATCTCGCCGGCGAAGCGGCGGCGCCCGCGCACGCACGGCAGTTGGTGTGCACGGCGGGCGACTACCGACCCTTCAACCTGCTGACTTTCGATGCACGAGCAGCGTTCTATCTCGGCAATCGTCCGGAGCCGCGCATGCAAGTCGTGTCGGCGGGTGTGCACGGCCTGTCCAATGCCGACTTCAACACGCCGTGGCCGAAGACGCGTGCCTTGATGGAGCGACTGCAAACCTGGATCGATGCGGGTGACATGCCGGATTTCAGCGGATTATTCGATGCACTTGCCGACGAGCAGCAGGCAGCGGATGCGCAACTGCCGGACACCGGGCTGGGGCTGGATCGTGAACGATTGCTGTCGTCGGCGTTCATTCGTGGCGAGAACTATGGCACCCGCGCCAGCACGATCGTGGCGATTGCGCATGACGGCAATGGCGTGATCGCCGAGCGGCGCTTCGGGCCGTTCGGCCGCTTCGACGGCGAGACGACGTTGCACTTCGTCGGTCCACCCTCGCGCTGA
- a CDS encoding DUF938 domain-containing protein encodes MDKPHSPACERNRDPILQVLREQFADRRHVLEIGSGTGEHAVHFATALPQLTWQASDRSENLPGIRSWLDEAGLPNTPAPLEFDVGGSWPRGPFDAVFSANTLHIMGWNEVQQLFARLPTILASDATVTIYGPFNIDGRYSSPSNAEFDQALRERGAHMAIRDAEAVDTLANSAGLRLFADIAMPANNRCRVWRRQPG; translated from the coding sequence GTGGACAAACCACACTCACCCGCTTGCGAGCGCAATCGTGACCCGATACTTCAGGTGCTGCGCGAGCAGTTTGCTGACCGTCGCCATGTGCTGGAGATCGGCAGCGGTACCGGCGAACATGCGGTGCATTTCGCCACCGCGCTACCGCAACTGACCTGGCAAGCTTCCGACCGTAGCGAGAACCTGCCCGGCATTCGTTCCTGGCTGGATGAAGCGGGCCTGCCGAACACGCCGGCACCGCTGGAATTCGACGTCGGCGGCAGCTGGCCGCGCGGACCGTTCGACGCCGTTTTCAGCGCCAACACCCTGCACATCATGGGCTGGAATGAAGTCCAGCAATTGTTTGCCCGCCTGCCGACGATTCTTGCCAGCGATGCGACCGTAACCATCTACGGCCCGTTCAATATCGACGGGCGCTACAGCAGCCCGAGCAACGCCGAGTTCGACCAGGCGTTGCGGGAGCGTGGTGCGCACATGGCAATCCGCGATGCAGAAGCGGTAGATACGCTGGCAAACAGCGCGGGTCTGCGATTGTTCGCCGACATCGCCATGCCGGCGAACAACCGCTGCCGTGTGTGGCGGCGCCAACCCGGCTGA
- a CDS encoding peptidoglycan DD-metalloendopeptidase family protein — translation MPTATAHQVSGTLGEQAEAKKKLADLQQKMEALAKQQADTATRRDSVNAELARQANALAAAARAVRQTDAELAAKQQQLEQLQQQRSALNQTLHNQRAAIADLLRATYALGHGSDLRLLLGDEDVSRIARALVYSKYFQQDRMQRVEKLMGDLATLQQLESSITVEQQALQAARLKREQQASTLGKQREMQQKLATEADARYKDQAQKLAALKQNAQSLNNLLDKLQKAIDEAAARAAAEQANTVRKHPGRKPPPPIDVGGASANIRGNLPWPASGDVHSYGNGVLIKASGGSDIHAVARGKVIYAGFLRGYGMLVIVNHGNGWMSMYGNNESLLRDVGDQVEAGQVIGTASPPTGINTGVYFELRKNSKPVDPRSWLSQHH, via the coding sequence ATGCCCACAGCCACTGCGCATCAGGTTTCCGGCACGCTCGGCGAACAAGCCGAAGCGAAGAAGAAGCTCGCCGACCTGCAACAGAAGATGGAAGCGCTGGCGAAGCAGCAGGCGGATACGGCCACGCGACGCGACAGCGTGAATGCCGAACTGGCCAGGCAAGCCAATGCACTGGCGGCGGCAGCACGGGCGGTGCGCCAGACCGATGCTGAACTGGCCGCAAAACAGCAGCAACTCGAACAACTGCAGCAGCAGCGCTCCGCGTTGAACCAGACCCTGCACAACCAGCGTGCCGCGATCGCCGACTTGCTGCGCGCCACCTATGCGCTCGGCCACGGCTCGGATCTGCGCCTGTTGCTGGGCGATGAAGACGTATCGCGCATTGCACGGGCACTGGTGTATTCGAAGTACTTCCAGCAGGACCGCATGCAACGCGTCGAGAAGTTGATGGGTGATCTGGCCACCTTGCAACAACTGGAAAGCTCGATCACGGTCGAGCAACAGGCACTGCAGGCAGCCAGACTCAAGCGGGAACAGCAGGCCAGCACCCTGGGCAAACAGCGTGAAATGCAGCAGAAGCTGGCCACCGAAGCCGATGCCAGATACAAGGATCAGGCGCAGAAACTGGCGGCCTTGAAGCAGAACGCGCAATCGCTGAACAACCTGCTCGACAAATTGCAGAAGGCCATCGACGAAGCCGCTGCGCGTGCTGCCGCAGAACAGGCCAATACCGTGCGCAAGCACCCTGGGCGCAAACCGCCACCGCCGATCGATGTCGGCGGCGCCAGCGCCAATATCCGCGGCAACCTGCCATGGCCTGCCAGCGGTGACGTGCACAGTTACGGCAATGGCGTATTGATCAAGGCCAGCGGCGGCAGTGACATCCATGCCGTGGCTCGAGGCAAGGTGATCTACGCGGGCTTCCTGCGCGGCTACGGCATGCTGGTAATCGTCAACCACGGCAACGGCTGGATGAGCATGTACGGCAACAACGAGAGCCTGTTGCGCGACGTCGGCGACCAGGTCGAAGCGGGTCAGGTGATCGGCACCGCCAGCCCGCCTACCGGCATCAATACCGGCGTTTACTTCGAGCTGCGCAAGAACAGCAAGCCGGTCGATCCGCGCAGTTGGCTCAGCCAGCATCATTGA
- a CDS encoding YchJ family metal-binding protein, with protein MKSIDILTPCPCGNPIAYNACCGSLHEGVAAATAEQLMRSRYSAYVLKREDYLLATWHPDRRPASLRLAAQQPPPTWLGLEVRQAQQVDAEHASVEFVARYRLGGGRAQRQHETSRFVRSEGRWYYFDGELKG; from the coding sequence ATGAAGTCGATCGATATCTTGACCCCCTGCCCTTGCGGCAACCCCATCGCTTACAACGCCTGCTGCGGATCACTGCACGAGGGCGTTGCCGCCGCCACGGCGGAGCAACTGATGCGTTCGCGCTACAGCGCCTATGTGCTGAAGCGCGAGGACTACCTGCTGGCCACCTGGCATCCGGACCGCCGACCCGCTTCGCTGCGGCTGGCAGCGCAACAGCCCCCACCAACCTGGCTGGGTCTGGAAGTGCGCCAGGCGCAGCAAGTCGATGCCGAGCATGCCAGCGTCGAGTTCGTTGCCCGCTATCGCCTTGGCGGTGGCCGGGCGCAGCGCCAGCACGAAACCAGCCGTTTTGTGCGCTCTGAAGGGCGTTGGTACTACTTCGACGGTGAACTGAAAGGCTGA
- a CDS encoding HutD family protein yields the protein MIIRLQDCPPKAWKNGLGRTRELAIHPPAAGSEDFEWRVSIAEVDSAAPFSTFPGIDRLIALIDGDGFNMTLDDEATHALTQPLVPFSFPGEATVAVSLFGGPTRDFNLMLRRNRVAGDVLAWHGPAVHQIFAPIALVFCVQGRIDTIDGPLQAGEAWLPSSHDSAATLHDGALALAVQVEPRGASAAAAPVYSAAAS from the coding sequence ATGATCATCCGCCTGCAGGATTGCCCGCCAAAAGCCTGGAAAAATGGACTGGGCCGCACCCGTGAACTGGCCATTCATCCGCCGGCGGCAGGCAGCGAGGATTTTGAATGGCGGGTGAGCATCGCCGAGGTAGACAGCGCCGCGCCATTCTCGACCTTCCCCGGCATCGATCGGCTGATTGCGCTGATCGACGGCGACGGCTTCAACATGACACTGGACGACGAGGCCACGCACGCGCTGACTCAGCCACTGGTTCCGTTTTCGTTTCCCGGCGAAGCCACGGTTGCCGTGAGCCTGTTCGGTGGGCCGACCCGCGATTTCAACCTGATGCTACGGCGCAACCGGGTCGCAGGCGACGTGCTGGCCTGGCATGGCCCGGCCGTGCACCAGATCTTTGCGCCCATCGCACTGGTGTTTTGCGTGCAAGGCCGGATCGACACGATCGACGGCCCACTGCAAGCCGGTGAGGCCTGGCTGCCGTCGTCACATGACAGCGCCGCTACCTTGCACGACGGCGCACTCGCGCTGGCCGTGCAGGTGGAGCCGCGCGGCGCCTCAGCCGCAGCCGCACCCGTATACTCGGCAGCAGCATCCTGA
- a CDS encoding NAD(P)/FAD-dependent oxidoreductase: protein MSATADRVNPHVVILGGGFGGMAAARQLAGAAARITLVDRRNHHLFQPLLYQVATASLAAPSIAAPLRQILRRQNNVSVLLDEVIGVNLAAQRVQCAHGLLDYDFLVVATGATHAYFGHDEWERHAPGLKTLDDAFLIRRRVLLAFEHAERENDPELRQAWLNFVVVGGGSTGVELAGTLIELARHTLSHEFSRCDPRCASVRLIEAGPRLLPAFDSILSDKARQQLEHLGVEVHTGAAVTDIDAEGVKLGDRRLTARTVLWAAGVAASPVGRMLDTALDHAGRVQVLPDLSLPGHPEVFVVGDLAGIAQATGKPVPGVAPAAKQMGRYVGTLIRTRLQGGSETAPFRYRDEGSLATIGRMAAVAQFGRVKLSGFLAWSVWLLAHIYFLIGFRNRLVVMLDWAWAYCTHQRHARIVAGDDTPDDDAPVDE, encoded by the coding sequence TTGTCCGCCACGGCCGACCGCGTCAACCCGCATGTCGTGATTCTCGGCGGCGGTTTCGGCGGCATGGCGGCAGCCCGGCAACTCGCTGGTGCCGCGGCAAGAATCACCCTGGTGGATCGGCGCAACCATCACTTGTTCCAGCCGCTGCTGTATCAGGTCGCCACGGCAAGCCTGGCGGCCCCGTCGATCGCCGCGCCGTTGCGGCAGATCCTGCGGCGTCAGAACAACGTCAGCGTGCTGCTGGACGAAGTCATCGGCGTCAATCTCGCCGCTCAGCGGGTGCAATGCGCCCATGGCTTGCTGGACTACGATTTTCTGGTGGTTGCCACCGGTGCTACCCACGCCTACTTCGGCCACGACGAGTGGGAGCGCCATGCGCCAGGGCTGAAAACCCTGGACGACGCGTTCCTGATCCGTCGTCGCGTCCTGCTTGCGTTTGAACACGCTGAGCGCGAGAACGATCCGGAACTCCGCCAGGCCTGGCTCAATTTTGTCGTGGTCGGCGGCGGCTCCACCGGCGTCGAACTGGCCGGGACCTTGATCGAGCTGGCACGACACACCTTGTCCCATGAGTTTAGTCGGTGCGACCCGCGATGCGCTTCGGTACGCCTGATCGAAGCTGGGCCACGGCTGCTGCCGGCGTTTGATTCGATCTTGTCAGACAAGGCTCGCCAGCAACTCGAGCACCTCGGCGTGGAAGTTCATACGGGCGCCGCCGTTACCGACATCGACGCAGAGGGCGTGAAGCTGGGCGATCGACGCCTGACAGCGCGCACGGTGCTTTGGGCTGCGGGCGTGGCCGCCTCGCCAGTGGGACGCATGCTCGACACCGCGCTCGATCATGCCGGGCGGGTGCAGGTATTGCCCGATCTGAGCCTGCCCGGACACCCCGAAGTGTTTGTCGTCGGTGACCTCGCCGGAATCGCCCAGGCCACTGGCAAACCGGTACCCGGCGTGGCGCCGGCCGCCAAACAGATGGGCCGGTATGTCGGCACGCTGATCCGCACACGTCTGCAAGGCGGAAGCGAAACAGCCCCATTCCGCTATCGCGACGAAGGCTCGCTGGCCACCATCGGACGGATGGCGGCGGTAGCGCAATTCGGCCGGGTGAAACTCTCCGGTTTCCTCGCCTGGTCTGTGTGGCTGCTGGCACACATCTATTTTCTGATCGGCTTCCGCAACCGATTGGTGGTGATGCTGGATTGGGCGTGGGCGTATTGCACGCACCAGCGGCACGCGCGCATCGTCGCCGGTGACGACACCCCGGATGACGACGCACCCGTGGATGAATGA